One Streptomyces formicae genomic window, ACGTATTCACCGCAGCAATGCTGATCTGCGATTACTAGCAACTCCGACTTCATGGGGTCGAGTTGCAGACCCCAATCCGAACTGAGACAGGCTTTTTGAGATTCGCTCCGCCTCGCGGCTTCGCAGCTCATTGTACCTGCCATTGTAGCACGTGTGCAGCCCAAGACATAAGGGGCATGATGACTTGACGTCGTCCCCACCTTCCTCCGAGTTGACCCCGGCAGTCTCCTGTGAGTCCCCATCACCCCGAAGGGCATGCTGGCAACACAGAACAAGGGTTGCGCTCGTTGCGGGACTTAACCCAACATCTCACGACACGAGCTGACGACAGCCATGCACCACCTGTATACCGACCACAAGGGGGGCACCATCTCTGATGCTTTCCGGTATATGTCAAGCCTTGGTAAGGTTCTTCGCGTTGCGTCGAATTAAGCCACATGCTCCGCTGCTTGTGCGGGCCCCCGTCAATTCCTTTGAGTTTTAGCCTTGCGGCCGTACTCCCCAGGCGGGGAACTTAATGCGTTAGCTGCGGCACCGACGACGTGGAATGTCGCCAACACCTAGTTCCCACCGTTTACGGCGTGGACTACCAGGGTATCTAATCCTGTTCGCTCCCCACGCTTTCGCTCCTCAGCGTCAGTAATGGCCCAGAGATCCGCCTTCGCCACCGGTGTTCCTCCTGATATCTGCGCATTTCACCGCTACACCAGGAATTCCGATCTCCCCTACCACACTCTAGCCTGCCCGTATCGACTGCAGACCCGGGGTTAAGCCCCGGGCTTTCACAACCGACGTGACAAGCCGCCTACGAGCTCTTTACGCCCAATAATTCCGGACAACGCTTGCGCCCTACGTATTACCGCGGCTGCTGGCACGTAGTTAGCCGGCGCTTCTTCTGCAGGTACCGTCACTTTCGCTTCTTCCCTGCTGAAAGAGGTTTACAACCCGAAGGCCGTCATCCCTCACGCGGCGTCGCTGCATCAGGCTTTCGCCCATTGTGCAATATTCCCCACTGCTGCCTCCCGTAGGAGTCTGGGCCGTGTCTCAGTCCCAGTGTGGCCGGTCGCCCTCTCAGGCCGGCTACCCGTCGTCGCCTTGGTGAGCTTCTACCTCACCAACAAGCTGATAGGCCGCGGGCTCATCCTTCACCGCCGGAGCTTTCAACCCTCTCCCATGCGAGAGACGGTGTTATCCGGTATTAGACCCCGTTTCCAGGGCTTGTCCCAGAGTGAAGGGCAGATTGCCCACGTGTTACTCACCCGTTCGCCACTAATCCACCCCGAAGGGCTTCATCGTTCGACTTGCATGTGTTAAGCACGCCGCCAGCGTTCGTCCTGAGCCAGGATCAAACTCTCCGTGAATGTGTACCGGTAATCCGGTGCGACACCACGAGAGCGGAACCAAGGAGAGGAATAATCCCCCCGGTTCACAGCGTCCTCGCTGTGCTGCCTGCACGAACCTCAAGGGCCGTACAGGACTTTTTCAAAGGAACCTCAACTCACCGAAGTGAGTCGGGGTATCAACATATCTGGCGTTGACTTTTGGCACGCTGTTGAGTTCTCAAGGAACGGACGCTTCCTTTGTACTCACCCGCAGAACATTTTCTGGGGCTTTCCTCCGGGCGCTTCCCTTCGGTGTTTCTTTTTGTTCTTCGCTCTTGCGTTTCCGACTCTATCAGACTCTTTCGTGTCCGACTTCCTCGGTGCCTTTCCGGTTCCCGCTCCAGCCTTTCGGCTTTCGCGTTTCCCTTTCCGGCGGTTCCGACTTTATCAGGTCTTATTCGACTCTCTGACCACGGTCACCGCAGACATGCGGAACCGGACCCAGGGATAGGATCTGACGTGAAGGATGCCGCCGAGACCGGACGCTTGACTGCGTCCCACGGCCTCAGGCAGGAGTCCGACTGTACATCGGCTCCAGGGCGGGCGCAAATCGTTTGTGCAGTGCCTCTACGTCCGCCAACCGGGACCTCTCGTGCGGAACCGGGACTTCTTATGACTTACCCTTCTGAACAGTGCGTCGTCCAGGACAGGTAGTGACGGCGGCTACACATCTCCACCCCCTGGGAGGCTAGCCATGACCAGCGTTTCGTCCCCGCTTGCAGGACGCGCCATTGGGCTCTCTGCTGTACCCGATCCCGTGTTCTCAGGCGCGATGGTCGGGCCTGGCACGGCCATCGATCCCGTGCGTGAGCCTTCCGAGGCCGTCTCTCCCGTTGACGGCATCGTCGTCTCCCTTCACCCCCACGCCTTCGTGGTGGTCGACGACCAGGGCCACGGCGTCCTGACGCACCTCGGCATCGACACCGTTCAGCTCAATGGCGAGGGCTTCGAGCTGCTCGTCAACAAGGGCGACACCGTACAGCGCGGCCAGGCCGTCGTGCGCTGGGACCCCGCCGCCGTCGAGGCCGCGGGCAAGTCCCCGGTGTGCCCGATCGTGGCGCTCGAGGCCACGGCCGAGTCCCTCTCCGAGCTGGTCGAGGACGGCGAAGTGAAGTCCGGCGACGCGCTCTTCAGCTGGAAGTGACGTCACCGCCGTCGCTGACGGCAAGCACGACAACCACCGCGGCGGCAGGGCCCGTCGCACTATCGGAGACGGGTGAAATGGAGACAACGCTGCGAGGCGTCGGTGTGAGCCACGGTGTGGCGATCGGCGAGGTTCGGCACATGGGCACGGCGGTTCTCGAGCCGCCGGCCAAGCAGATTCCCGCGGACGAGGCCGAGCGCGAACAGGGGCGCGCTCGCCAGGCCGTGGAAGCTGTGGCCGCCGACCTGAATGCGCGCGGCAATCTGGCCGGTGGCGAGGCCCAGGCGGTGCTCGAGGCGCAGGCCATGATCGCCCAGGACCCGGAGCTGATGTCCGACGTCGACCGGCGCATCACCGTCGGCAGCACGGCCGAGCGCGCCGTCTACGACGCGTTCTCCCACTACCGCGAACTGCTCGCCGGTGCCGGTGAGTACATGGCCGGGCGCGTGGCGGACCTGGACGACGTGCGGAACCGCATCGTCGCGCGCCTGCTCGGCGTGCCGATGCCGGGTGTCCCGGACAGCGACCAGCCGTATGTACTGATCGCCCGTGACCTCGCCCCCGCGGACACCGCCCTGCTCGACCCGGCGCTGGTGCTCGGCTTCGTCACCGAGGAAGGCGGCCCGACCAGCCACAGCGCGATCCTCGCGCGGGCTCTCGGGGTGCCTGCCGTCGTCGCGCTGCCGGGTGCCGGTGAGCTCGCCGAGGGCACCGTCGTCGCCGTCGACGGCAGCACCGGTGAGATCTTCGTGGACCCGAGTGCGGAGAAGCGCGAGCAGCTCGAGGCCGCCGCCGCCGAGCGCAAGGCCGCGCTGGCCGCGTCGACCGGTCCCGGTGCCACGTCCGACGGTCACAAGGTGCCGCTGCTCGCCAACGTCGGCGGTCCGGCCGACGTGCCGGCCGCCGTCGAGGCTGGTGCCGAGGGTGTGGGCCTGTTCCGTACCGAGTTCCTCTTCCTCGACGACAGCACCAAGGCGCCGTCCGAGGAGAAGCAGGTCGAGGCGTACCGCAAGGTGCTCGAGGCCTTCCCCGAGGGCCGGGTCGTCGTGCGCGTCCTCGATGCCGGTGCGGACAAGCCGCTGGACTTCCTGACGCCGGGCGACGAGCCGAACCCGGCCCTTGGCGTGCGCGGGCTGCGGTCGCTGCTCGACCACCCCGAGGTGCTGCGGACGCAGCTGACCGCGCTGGCCAAGGCCGTCGAGGGGCTGCCGGTCTACCTCGAGGTCATGGCCCCGATGGTCGCGGACCGCATCGACGCCAAGGCCTTCGCCGACGCGTGCCGTGAGGCCGGGCTGCAGGCGAAGTTCGGCGCCATGGTGGAGATTCCGTCGGCGGCGCTGCGGGCGCGCTCGATCCTCCAGGAGGTCGAGTTCCTCTCGCTGGGCACCAACGACCTCGCGCAGTACGCCTTTGCCGCCGACCGGCAGGTGGGCGCGGTGTCCCGGCTGCAGGACCCGTGGCAGCCCGCGCTGCTCGACCTGGTCGCGCTGTCCGCCGAGGCGGCGAAGGCCGAGGGCAAGAGCTGTGGCGTGTGTGGCGAGGCCGCTTCCGACCCGCTGCTCGCGTGTGTGCTGACCGGTCTGGGTGTCACCTCTCTGTCGATGGGTGCGGCGTCCATTCCTTACGTGCGTGCGACGCTCGGGAAGTACACGTTGGCGCAGTGCGAGCGTGCGGCGTCCGCGGCCCGTGCCGCCGACACCGCCGAGGAGGCCCGCAAGGCCGCTCAGGCGGTGCTGTCCGGCGAGTAGTCGGGCCCGTCCGCTGTCCGAGGGGCGCTCCACCGGTTCCGGTGGGGCGCCCCTCGGGCGTTCAGTGCGTGTGTCCTCCCCCGGGTTCGTCGTCCTCCAGGTCTGGGGCCGCGCAGTAGTCGACGCCGGATTCCGGGGAGACGAGCTCTCCGGAGACGGCGTCGGTGCAGTACGCGTCGAAGACCTCTGCCGCGGTGAGGGGCTGGAGCCGTCCGCCGCTCATGCGCCAGCCGTGGACGCGGTCGCGGGTGCCTTCCGTGATGGTGCGCAGCACCATGCCGGCCGGGCGTCGGGTGGCGATGCCGACGGCGAGGACGGTGGTGAACTCCAGGGCCTCGGTCTCGTCGAGGTGGGTCTCGCCGTCGGTGTCGCCGTCGACGTGCAGGGCGGCGAGGAGGGTCTCGGTGTCGGTGGGCACGCTGCACACCAGGTGGCGGGTGCCGGGGCCGGATGACGCGAGGGCCCTGGCGATGAGTTCCGACGCGCGGATGAAGGCGGCGCGTCCGGTGTCCTCGCCGCAGGTCGCGCAGGTGCCGGCGCGGGCGAGCACCACCGTCGCGTACTCCCAGGTGGCCTGTCGGACCGCCTCGTCGACGAGGTCGGGGACCAGGTCGGTCAGGGGCTGCCCTTCATAGGGAAGGGTGGGGCCTTCCGATGCCAGTTCCGCGGTGAAGCGGGTGCGGCTGCCGGGGGCGTCGGGTTCGAGGCCGGTCGCCGCGCAGTACTCCGCGTACTCCTCGGGGTCGAAGAGCGCGACCGTGGTGTGGCCGCCTTGGGCCGCGAGGGCTCTGAGCAGTCCTTCGACCTGCTTGAGGTAGCTCTCGTGGTCGTCGAAGGTGAAGGTGCGGTAGCGACGCATCGCCGCGAAGTCCTCCTCATCGGCCAGCAGGCCGATGGTTCCGGCGACTTCGCGGCGCAGAGCGCGTCGCATCGTGTCGGGTCGGGTGTGCGCCATGATTCCCCCTGCGCTCGGTCGATCAATGCTCACTCACAGTAACGAGAGCCACTGACAACGGGCGCTGAGCTGCGGGGACGGGCGTTCAGGACCGGTTGCGGGCGATCTCCTCGTAGTGCCGCAGGAGGTCGAGGTCGTCGACCGAGCCGGGGTTGACGGCCTTGTCCAGCGGGGTTCCTTGCAGGAGGCGCTTGACGGGGACTTCGATGCGCTTGCCGGTGAGGGTGTGCGGGACCCCGGGCACCTCGATGACCTCGTCGGGGACGTGGCGTGGGGAGAGCTGCTCGCGGATGGTCCGCTTGATGCGGTCGCGCAGTCCGTCGTCGAGGGTGGCGCCGGGGGCGAGGTGGACGAAGAGCGGCATCCAGTAGCCGCCGTCGGGCTGTTCGACGCCGATGACGAGGGATTCGCGGATCTCCGGCAGGCGTTCGACGGCCTCGTAGATGTCGGCCGAGCCCATGCGGACGCCCTGGCGGTTGAGGGTGGAGTCCGAGCGGCCGTGGATGATCACCGAACCGCGTCCGGTGAGCGTGATCCAGTCCCCGTGGCGCCAGACGCCGGGGTAGGTGTCGAAGTAGCTGTCGTGGTAGCGGGTGCCGTCCGGGTCGTTCCAGAAGTGGATGGGCATGGACGGCATGGGGTTGACGACGACCAGTTCGCCGACCTCGTCGGTGAGCGGCTTGCCCTGGGGGTCCCAGGCCTGGAGGTCCGTGCCGAGGCAGGGGGCCTGGAGCTCACCGATGTGGACGGGGAGGGTGGGGACGGCTCCCGCGAAGCAGGAGCAGACGTCCGTGCCGCCGCTGACGGATGCCGTCCACAGGCCGCCGGGGGTGTCCGCGAACTCGTCGTGCAGCCAGCGGAAGCCGTCGGGGGGCAGCGGGGATCCCGTGGTGGCGACGCACTTGACGCGCGAGAGGTCGTGGTCGCGTGCGGGGTGGACGTCGGCCTTGCGGCAGGCCATGACGTAGGCGGCGGAGGTGCCGAAGAGGGTGGCCCCGGTGCGTTCGGCGATGCGCCACTGGGCGCCGGTGTCGGGGTAGCCGGGGCTGCCGTCGTACAGGACGATCGTGGTGCCCGTCAGGAGGCCGGAGACGAGGAAGTTCCACATCATCCAGCCGGTGGAGGTGTACCAGAAGAAGCGGTCGTCGGGGCCGAGGTCGCAGTGCAGGCCGAGTTGTTTGAGGTGCTCGACGAGGATGCCGCCCTGGGACTGGACGATGGCCTTGGGCAGGCCGGTGGTGCCCGAGGAGTAGAGCACCCACAAGGGGTGGTCGAACGGCACGGCTTCGAAGGTGGGGGTCGCGTCGGCCGAGGTGAGGGCCGACCATTCGAGGGCGCCTTCGGGTGCTTCGGTGCCGAGCAGCGGGATGTGGACGACCGCACGGAGGGTGGGCAGTTCGGCGCGGAGTTCGGCGACGGTGTCGCGGCGGTCGTGCTCCTTGCCGCCGTAGCGGTAGCCGTCGACGGTGAAGAGCACCACGGGTTCGACCTGCTGGAAGCGGTCGAGGACGCTGCGGGCGCCGAAGTCGGGTGCGCAGGAGGTCCACACGGCGCCGACCGCGGCGGTGGCCAGGAGAGCGACGACGGCTTGCGGGATGTTCGGCAGGTAGCCGCTGACGCGGTCCCCCGGGCGTACTCCCAGGGTGCGCAGTTCGTCGGCCAGGGAGCCTACTTGACGGCGCAGCTCGGCCCAGGTGACGGTGTGCGGGTCCTGGCTCTCGTCGACGTGGAGGAGGGCGGGGGCGTCCGCGCGCGCGGGATCCTCGGCCGCGCGCAGTGCGTGCTCGGCGTAGTTGAGGGTCGAGCCGGGGAACCACTGGGCGCCCGGCATGGCGCGGTCGGCGAGCACGCGCGTGTAGGGGGTCGAGAATCGGACGTCGAACCAGTCGGTGACGGCCTTCCAGAACGTCTCCAGGTCGGCGACGGACCATTGGTGCAACGCTGCGTAACCGCCGTCGGCGGGCGCTCCGTAGTGCTCTGCCGCCCATGCCTGGAACCGTGTGACCTGCGCTTCGGCGATCCTTTCCTGGCTCGGCTCCCAGAGCGGTGAGAGGTTCGACGAGGACGTCATGGGGCGGCTCCCGGACTGTTACGCGGCGTATGCGTGCGAGTGCGCACGTGCTGGGTGTGCGCGTGGCACGGCTGCCTCGGAGCCTGCCACGTGATCGACTTCCGCACCAGGGTGTGCCCCACACAGTCGTTGCCCCGGGAATGTGCCGTCACCCCAGGTGAACGGCAGTTGAACGCAGCACACGCGCGGCGAATTCGGTGGCAGGGTGAGCAGCATGAACGGTCGTGACCTGGTGCGTTCGGTGAAGGCGGTCGGCATGGTCGGCACGGCGCAAGGGTTGCGCACGGTGCGCTCCTCCTGGCGCAGGTGGCGGGCGGACGCGGCGGGGCTCGCCCCTCGGGGGCCCGAGCGTGCTCGGGTGCCGGGGCCTGTGACGGGTGTGGAGCCGGAGCCCGGTGGTGGGGTGGTGCGGTTCGCCCGGTCCGAGCTGCGGGTGCGGGTGGCAGCGGGCGGGGCGGTCTTCTGGGGCTGGGACGGTGCGGGGCCCGAGCCGTCGTACGCGCTAGCCTGCGGGAGTCCCGAGCCGGATCCCCGTGCCGTCCTGGAGCCCGACAAGGAGGGCGGTTGGCGGGTGGTGTCGGAGCGGGCGACGGTCGTCGTCTCGCGGCACGGGGCCGTAGAACTGCGCACGCCCGGCGGCGTGATGCTGCGGCGCGATCTGCCGCCGCGCTGGTGGGAGGCCGAGGGCGGCGCGGCGCGCTGGGTGCAGCGTTCGGAGGTGGCGGCGGACGCGCGGTTCTTCGGACTCGGCGGCCGGGCGGGCGGGCCGCGGCTGCGCAACGGGACGTACCGGCTGTGGAACACCGATCCCGGTGGTTCGTTCGGGCCCGGGGACGACCCGCTGTACATCACCATGCCGGTGCAGATGGTGGTGGCCGACGCCGGTACGCATCTGGTCTTCCACGACAACACGTGGGAGGGCGAGGTCCTGGTGCACGAGGGCGAGGAGGGCGCCGGGTCCGGGCACGACAGGACGGGGTCGTGCGAGGTGCGGA contains:
- a CDS encoding PTS sugar transporter subunit IIA, whose amino-acid sequence is MTSVSSPLAGRAIGLSAVPDPVFSGAMVGPGTAIDPVREPSEAVSPVDGIVVSLHPHAFVVVDDQGHGVLTHLGIDTVQLNGEGFELLVNKGDTVQRGQAVVRWDPAAVEAAGKSPVCPIVALEATAESLSELVEDGEVKSGDALFSWK
- a CDS encoding acetoacetate--CoA ligase, with the translated sequence MTSSSNLSPLWEPSQERIAEAQVTRFQAWAAEHYGAPADGGYAALHQWSVADLETFWKAVTDWFDVRFSTPYTRVLADRAMPGAQWFPGSTLNYAEHALRAAEDPARADAPALLHVDESQDPHTVTWAELRRQVGSLADELRTLGVRPGDRVSGYLPNIPQAVVALLATAAVGAVWTSCAPDFGARSVLDRFQQVEPVVLFTVDGYRYGGKEHDRRDTVAELRAELPTLRAVVHIPLLGTEAPEGALEWSALTSADATPTFEAVPFDHPLWVLYSSGTTGLPKAIVQSQGGILVEHLKQLGLHCDLGPDDRFFWYTSTGWMMWNFLVSGLLTGTTIVLYDGSPGYPDTGAQWRIAERTGATLFGTSAAYVMACRKADVHPARDHDLSRVKCVATTGSPLPPDGFRWLHDEFADTPGGLWTASVSGGTDVCSCFAGAVPTLPVHIGELQAPCLGTDLQAWDPQGKPLTDEVGELVVVNPMPSMPIHFWNDPDGTRYHDSYFDTYPGVWRHGDWITLTGRGSVIIHGRSDSTLNRQGVRMGSADIYEAVERLPEIRESLVIGVEQPDGGYWMPLFVHLAPGATLDDGLRDRIKRTIREQLSPRHVPDEVIEVPGVPHTLTGKRIEVPVKRLLQGTPLDKAVNPGSVDDLDLLRHYEEIARNRS
- the ptsP gene encoding phosphoenolpyruvate--protein phosphotransferase, producing the protein METTLRGVGVSHGVAIGEVRHMGTAVLEPPAKQIPADEAEREQGRARQAVEAVAADLNARGNLAGGEAQAVLEAQAMIAQDPELMSDVDRRITVGSTAERAVYDAFSHYRELLAGAGEYMAGRVADLDDVRNRIVARLLGVPMPGVPDSDQPYVLIARDLAPADTALLDPALVLGFVTEEGGPTSHSAILARALGVPAVVALPGAGELAEGTVVAVDGSTGEIFVDPSAEKREQLEAAAAERKAALAASTGPGATSDGHKVPLLANVGGPADVPAAVEAGAEGVGLFRTEFLFLDDSTKAPSEEKQVEAYRKVLEAFPEGRVVVRVLDAGADKPLDFLTPGDEPNPALGVRGLRSLLDHPEVLRTQLTALAKAVEGLPVYLEVMAPMVADRIDAKAFADACREAGLQAKFGAMVEIPSAALRARSILQEVEFLSLGTNDLAQYAFAADRQVGAVSRLQDPWQPALLDLVALSAEAAKAEGKSCGVCGEAASDPLLACVLTGLGVTSLSMGAASIPYVRATLGKYTLAQCERAASAARAADTAEEARKAAQAVLSGE